A stretch of Desulfovibrio sp. UIB00 DNA encodes these proteins:
- a CDS encoding DUF3828 domain-containing protein, translated as MKKFLLICLLFCIGLFQLCPQVARAQDVESFVQDFYTWYMKQSLATDRRPVFDDGMFKYVCKCTAKRVRLDYKRVVADSDYFLRGQDFGKELLDNLMVGKSIDVDDSLSLVPVSVSFRNEYAPYIVVYVEKTKGRMCISKVEDSHGPNFRAPVY; from the coding sequence ATGAAAAAATTTCTTCTTATATGCTTGCTTTTTTGCATAGGATTGTTTCAATTATGCCCACAAGTTGCACGCGCGCAAGATGTTGAGTCCTTTGTGCAGGATTTTTATACATGGTATATGAAGCAATCACTGGCAACAGATCGTCGTCCTGTCTTTGATGATGGCATGTTTAAATACGTGTGCAAATGTACCGCAAAAAGAGTACGCCTTGATTATAAAAGAGTAGTAGCTGATTCTGACTATTTTCTTAGGGGGCAAGACTTTGGAAAAGAATTGTTGGATAACCTCATGGTAGGTAAATCCATTGACGTGGACGATAGTCTCAGTCTTGTGCCGGTGAGTGTGTCCTTTAGGAATGAGTACGCACCGTATATTGTAGTTTATGTGGAAAAAACAAAGGGTCGCATGTGCATAAGTAAGGTAGAAGATTCCCATGGGCCTAATTTTCGCGCGCCTGTGTACTGA
- a CDS encoding NlpC/P60 family protein, whose product MSEREELKRSAISRNGMMRREEILPNDKPLPRWDLDAAIARLHSQVLPGSDSRCGEFVHKAIDAGGIILNTSYNPHGVSASGYGPILRHAGFRTVTPGEKLQKGDVVVFQAIKGHKDGHVAMFDGKQWISDFKQDSIYAATDYQKVDAPYVIYRRP is encoded by the coding sequence ATGAGCGAGAGGGAAGAGCTTAAACGGTCTGCCATATCGCGCAACGGCATGATGCGGAGGGAGGAGATTTTGCCGAATGACAAGCCATTGCCCAGGTGGGATCTCGATGCGGCCATCGCTCGCTTGCATTCTCAGGTACTCCCCGGCTCTGACAGTCGGTGCGGTGAATTTGTCCACAAGGCCATTGATGCAGGCGGAATCATACTCAACACATCATACAATCCTCATGGGGTCAGTGCTAGTGGGTATGGCCCCATTCTGCGCCACGCAGGGTTTAGAACGGTGACTCCAGGCGAGAAGCTACAAAAGGGGGATGTCGTGGTTTTTCAAGCTATTAAAGGTCATAAGGATGGCCATGTTGCCATGTTTGACGGAAAACAATGGATATCAGACTTTAAGCAAGACAGCATATACGCGGCCACAGATTATCAAAAGGTTGACGCGCCTTATGTTATTTACCGGAGGCCATAA
- a CDS encoding LuxR C-terminal-related transcriptional regulator, with protein MSKAISQSHTSHPAEQNASSGLFDLSCEEWQCALGAVNHFDDCAEVFLGQWTLRMKAAGYLSFTTARREDCMTSCDGLLDAVKGHADRDTPPTFEVLRTNADGWADALKSSGLRHLRRGITSSMFLGCYKTFTLSVQDALEALPRLSPEVTERAAALAARLVEIYSQAFEIVWMETCMQAAQSARTFDQDDLFRLLTVEKCRFENIFNATSDGVLVMDSACRIVTANRSLRQYAGENLEGKYIWDALGLEEADAKTFFARYKVGQTVEISPFGNGLVFRLSMASLGDLSMASSGDFLLLLTNITPHVLHREMLEDAVQRQTQDLQQEKQRLEELNITLRNVLRHVEEERCQQSDELAENVRNFLWPALAELGKEQDAAARKQGIELAREQLERILGGTGSAQEQMVKDKGLSKLTLAELKICQWIQTGRTTKEIAAILRISPETVQTHRRNIRRKLGVRGHDTQLAMYLITSQA; from the coding sequence ATGTCAAAAGCGATTTCCCAAAGTCATACATCCCACCCTGCGGAGCAGAACGCATCTTCCGGTCTTTTTGACCTGAGTTGCGAGGAGTGGCAGTGCGCGCTTGGCGCGGTGAACCACTTTGACGACTGCGCCGAGGTCTTCCTCGGGCAGTGGACGCTGCGCATGAAAGCTGCGGGCTACCTGTCCTTTACCACTGCCCGGCGGGAAGACTGCATGACCTCCTGCGACGGGCTGCTGGACGCGGTGAAAGGCCATGCCGACCGCGACACCCCGCCCACCTTCGAGGTGCTGCGCACCAATGCCGACGGCTGGGCCGATGCGCTGAAAAGTTCGGGCCTGCGCCATCTGAGGCGGGGCATCACCAGCAGCATGTTTCTGGGCTGCTACAAAACGTTTACCCTGTCGGTGCAGGATGCCCTTGAGGCCTTGCCGCGCCTTTCGCCAGAGGTCACGGAACGGGCAGCGGCTCTGGCCGCCCGGCTGGTGGAGATTTACAGCCAGGCTTTTGAAATCGTGTGGATGGAAACCTGCATGCAGGCCGCCCAGAGCGCCCGCACCTTTGATCAGGATGATCTGTTCCGCCTGCTGACGGTGGAAAAATGCCGTTTTGAGAATATATTCAACGCCACGTCCGACGGCGTGCTGGTCATGGATTCCGCCTGCCGCATAGTCACCGCCAACCGCTCCTTGCGGCAGTACGCGGGCGAGAACCTTGAAGGCAAATACATCTGGGATGCGCTCGGCCTGGAAGAAGCAGACGCCAAGACATTCTTCGCCCGCTACAAGGTGGGGCAGACTGTCGAGATTTCCCCTTTCGGCAATGGCTTGGTGTTCCGGCTTTCCATGGCTTCGCTGGGCGATCTGAGCATGGCAAGCTCCGGCGACTTTTTGCTCCTGCTGACCAACATAACGCCGCATGTGCTGCACAGGGAAATGCTCGAAGACGCGGTGCAGCGGCAAACGCAGGATCTTCAGCAGGAAAAGCAGCGTCTTGAAGAGCTGAATATCACCCTGCGCAACGTGCTGCGGCATGTTGAGGAAGAGCGCTGCCAGCAGAGCGATGAACTGGCGGAAAACGTGCGCAACTTCCTGTGGCCCGCCCTGGCGGAGCTGGGCAAAGAGCAGGATGCCGCAGCCCGCAAGCAGGGGATCGAGCTTGCGCGCGAGCAGCTTGAGCGCATCCTTGGCGGCACTGGCTCCGCGCAGGAGCAGATGGTTAAGGACAAGGGGCTGAGCAAGCTGACCCTTGCCGAGCTTAAAATCTGCCAGTGGATTCAGACCGGGCGCACGACCAAGGAGATTGCCGCCATCCTACGCATTTCGCCGGAGACAGTGCAGACCCACCGCAGAAACATCCGCCGCAAACTTGGCGTGCGCGGGCACGATACACAGCTTGCCATGTACCTGATTACCAGTCAGGCCTGA
- a CDS encoding DUF3828 domain-containing protein — protein sequence MKKFLLICLFFCIGLFQLCPQVARAQDVEFFVRDFYTWYMKQSLATDDRPVFDDTIFKYVCKCTAKRVRLDYKRVVGDSDYYIKGQDFGKELLDNLMVGKSIDVDDSLSLVPVSILFRKEYAPDIVVYVEKTNGRMCISKVERALWPNFRAPVY from the coding sequence ATGAAAAAATTTCTCCTTATATGCTTGTTTTTTTGCATAGGATTGTTTCAATTATGCCCGCAAGTTGCACGCGCGCAAGATGTTGAGTTCTTTGTGCGGGATTTTTATACATGGTATATGAAGCAATCGCTGGCGACAGATGATCGTCCTGTTTTTGACGATACCATATTTAAGTACGTGTGCAAATGCACAGCAAAAAGAGTACGCCTTGATTATAAAAGAGTGGTAGGTGATTCAGACTATTATATTAAGGGGCAAGATTTTGGCAAAGAATTGCTAGATAACCTCATGGTAGGTAAATCCATTGATGTGGACGATAGTCTTAGTCTTGTTCCTGTAAGTATACTCTTTAGGAAGGAGTATGCACCAGATATTGTAGTATATGTGGAAAAAACAAATGGGCGTATGTGTATCAGCAAGGTGGAGCGTGCCCTCTGGCCTAATTTTCGCGCGCCTGTGTACTGA
- a CDS encoding AMP-binding protein, producing the protein MTRKDRTEGIYSRREVLDESERRQYCLIQLKDLLSYAYRYSEDVKKRFDRAQFNVEKFKTLTDIKHIPILKKKELIFLQSMGPRLGGLLTKDIGELKRIFLSPGPIFDPEDRGEDYWGYTEAFYSVGFRPGDAVQNTFNYQLTPAGLMFEEPLRNLGCAVIPAGPTDAATQLDIMQKLRVSGYVGTPSFLMHLAQKAEEKGLNLRKDLFLEVAFVTGERLSEKMRSQMEKKYDLVMRQGYGTADVGCIGYECFHKTGLHIANRCYVEICHPDTGIPLKDGEVGEIVVTAFNKTYPLIRLATGDLSYIDRSPCACGRTSPRLGSIVGRVDTTARIMGMFVYPHQVEQVMSRFEEIKRWQIEVTNPGGIDEMTLFVETSGFKREEELLHQFREKIKLRPELRVLAPGSLPPQIRPIEDKRHWD; encoded by the coding sequence ATGACCCGTAAAGACCGCACAGAAGGCATATACAGCCGCCGAGAAGTACTGGACGAAAGTGAGCGTCGTCAGTACTGCCTTATTCAGCTCAAAGATTTGCTCTCCTACGCATACCGCTATTCAGAAGACGTTAAAAAACGCTTCGACCGTGCGCAGTTCAATGTGGAGAAATTCAAAACACTTACCGATATAAAGCACATTCCCATCCTGAAGAAGAAAGAACTTATCTTCCTTCAGTCCATGGGGCCGCGCCTGGGCGGTCTGCTGACCAAGGATATCGGCGAGCTCAAGCGCATCTTTTTGTCGCCTGGGCCCATCTTCGATCCCGAAGACCGTGGAGAAGACTACTGGGGTTACACCGAAGCCTTCTATTCCGTTGGCTTCCGCCCCGGCGACGCCGTGCAGAACACGTTCAACTACCAGTTGACGCCCGCTGGCCTCATGTTTGAAGAGCCGCTGCGCAATCTGGGCTGCGCGGTTATTCCCGCCGGCCCCACAGACGCCGCCACCCAGCTCGACATCATGCAGAAGCTCCGCGTCTCCGGCTATGTGGGCACGCCCAGCTTTCTCATGCACCTTGCGCAAAAGGCCGAAGAAAAAGGCCTCAACCTGCGCAAGGATCTTTTCCTTGAAGTGGCCTTTGTCACCGGCGAACGCCTGTCTGAAAAGATGCGCTCCCAGATGGAAAAGAAGTACGACCTCGTCATGCGTCAGGGCTACGGCACCGCCGACGTGGGCTGCATCGGCTACGAATGCTTCCACAAAACCGGCCTGCACATTGCCAACCGCTGCTACGTGGAAATCTGCCATCCTGACACAGGCATCCCGCTGAAGGACGGCGAAGTGGGCGAAATCGTGGTGACGGCCTTCAACAAGACCTACCCGCTCATCCGCCTTGCCACGGGCGACCTTTCGTACATTGACCGCAGCCCCTGCGCCTGCGGCCGCACCAGCCCGCGCCTTGGCAGCATTGTGGGCCGCGTGGACACCACCGCCCGCATCATGGGCATGTTTGTGTACCCGCATCAGGTTGAACAGGTCATGAGCCGCTTTGAAGAAATCAAGCGTTGGCAGATCGAAGTCACCAACCCCGGCGGCATCGACGAAATGACCCTGTTTGTGGAAACCAGCGGCTTCAAGCGCGAAGAAGAGCTGCTGCACCAGTTCCGCGAAAAGATCAAACTGCGCCCCGAACTGCGCGTGCTGGCTCCCGGCAGCCTGCCCCCGCAGATCAGACCCATCGAAGACAAGCGTCACTGGGATTAA
- a CDS encoding ClC family H(+)/Cl(-) exchange transporter — protein sequence MPFHSPIPPTLRDLDALRNIGVRRVIMQALVTGGVTGAVIGLFRLAYDHINAALVHTIRQHDLYDPVTAAWIFGGLAILALLALLALRLEPLVSGSGIPQVELMVRGQMRMNWLRVLLCKFAGTLVSLSGGLSVGREGPSIMMGAAVGAGVGHLWGERSGQSLPRYLVGGSVAGLAAAFGAPLAGMFFAFEEMKTILSAPMLLFTGVCALAAWFVVQVLLGFGLVFPFAQQPFIHWTQWWVIPFVGIAMGVLGAFYNLILLRLTHWADHSPLMPRPLRVLLPFMLAGALLYLCPQVLVGIGFSTLQLESLPLPLLGLFGLLAVKMAFSWISFASGVSGGLLMPVLLMGSIGGACVASGLQSAGVISPEQTATVLTLGMTGLFAGSVRAPLTGAFLLLEMTGSFHNIPTVVLTAYIAAFTANALRSEPVYDSLRARCLDLAGAAAPSDKNGNDTDASGSATQLQK from the coding sequence GTGCCTTTTCACAGCCCCATCCCCCCAACCTTGCGGGATCTCGATGCCCTGCGCAACATTGGCGTCAGGCGCGTCATCATGCAGGCCCTTGTTACCGGCGGCGTCACTGGCGCTGTTATCGGCCTGTTTCGCCTTGCTTACGACCACATCAACGCCGCGCTTGTGCACACCATACGCCAGCACGACCTTTATGACCCGGTTACGGCAGCATGGATTTTCGGCGGCCTGGCGATCTTGGCCCTGCTGGCACTGCTGGCCCTGCGCCTTGAACCCCTTGTGAGCGGCAGTGGCATTCCGCAGGTGGAGCTGATGGTGCGCGGGCAGATGCGCATGAACTGGCTGCGCGTGCTGCTGTGCAAGTTTGCCGGAACCCTCGTTTCCCTCAGTGGCGGCCTGTCTGTGGGCCGCGAGGGGCCTTCCATCATGATGGGCGCGGCCGTGGGGGCTGGCGTGGGGCACCTGTGGGGCGAGCGCAGTGGGCAGAGCCTGCCGCGTTACCTTGTGGGTGGCAGCGTTGCCGGGCTTGCCGCCGCTTTTGGCGCGCCCCTGGCGGGCATGTTCTTTGCTTTTGAAGAAATGAAAACTATCCTCAGCGCTCCCATGCTGCTGTTTACGGGCGTGTGCGCCCTTGCCGCGTGGTTTGTGGTGCAGGTTTTGCTTGGATTCGGCCTGGTGTTCCCCTTTGCGCAACAGCCCTTCATCCATTGGACACAGTGGTGGGTCATCCCCTTTGTCGGCATTGCAATGGGCGTTCTGGGCGCTTTTTATAATCTGATACTGCTGCGCCTCACCCATTGGGCCGACCACAGCCCCCTGATGCCCCGCCCCTTGCGCGTGCTCCTGCCCTTCATGCTGGCTGGCGCGCTGCTTTATCTCTGCCCGCAGGTGCTTGTGGGCATTGGCTTCAGCACCTTACAGCTTGAGAGCCTGCCCCTGCCCTTGCTGGGCCTGTTTGGCCTACTGGCGGTAAAGATGGCTTTTTCATGGATAAGCTTTGCCTCCGGCGTTTCCGGCGGCCTGCTGATGCCCGTACTGCTCATGGGTTCCATTGGCGGGGCATGCGTGGCCTCGGGCCTGCAATCTGCCGGAGTTATCAGCCCGGAGCAGACCGCCACAGTGCTGACCCTCGGCATGACCGGCCTTTTTGCCGGTTCCGTGCGCGCGCCGCTGACCGGCGCATTTTTGCTGCTTGAAATGACAGGATCGTTCCATAACATTCCCACGGTGGTGCTCACGGCTTATATTGCCGCCTTCACCGCCAATGCCCTGCGCTCCGAGCCTGTGTACGACAGCCTGCGCGCCCGCTGCCTTGATCTGGCTGGCGCGGCAGCCCCAAGCGACAAAAATGGCAATGATACCGATGCGTCAGGCAGCGCAACACAACTGCAAAAATGA
- a CDS encoding GNAT family N-acetyltransferase, protein MQEFTVRRVRQDDLESIAEIESVCFPAAEAASRASFKERIAAFPESFLVAEVGGKLVGYINGCATDSPVIYDELFYSTSHHNKTGENLTVFGLAVIPEFRKQGIASQLMKHFVQTAKKLGKKKVILTCKEQLIRYYECFGYVNDGISKSSHGGAQWFDMTLGLDT, encoded by the coding sequence ATGCAAGAATTCACAGTTAGACGTGTTCGTCAGGATGATTTGGAGAGTATAGCTGAAATAGAATCCGTGTGCTTTCCTGCGGCTGAAGCCGCCTCACGGGCATCCTTTAAGGAAAGGATTGCGGCTTTTCCTGAGTCTTTTCTTGTGGCTGAAGTCGGCGGTAAACTGGTTGGATATATTAATGGATGCGCTACCGATAGCCCCGTCATATACGATGAACTCTTTTATAGCACCTCTCACCACAATAAGACTGGGGAAAACCTAACTGTTTTCGGGCTGGCTGTGATTCCAGAATTTCGGAAGCAAGGCATTGCCTCCCAGCTAATGAAGCACTTTGTGCAAACAGCTAAAAAGTTAGGCAAAAAGAAAGTCATACTGACGTGCAAAGAGCAACTGATTCGCTACTATGAATGTTTTGGTTATGTGAATGATGGAATTTCGAAATCAAGTCATGGCGGAGCGCAGTGGTTTGATATGACGCTTGGGCTTGATACGTAA
- a CDS encoding methyl-accepting chemotaxis protein, giving the protein MGMSLRVKLASGFGVILLIFAISGSLAMLALRAQRETLGMLGRHELPSINLLHEASLDMQLYRKAEKDILLNMGDSKALKGYLGKLNEIAAELDETLRKLEAALRGNPQAGAKAEALAQEATQAFAAYDAVVRRTSSDIASGSGSMSAAQANAYYTTYKNHVHTTEKNLEALETQFMERVVSSQRELAEQTRGTERLLLISICGSVVCGAGIALLVLLSVTRPLGRVISFARAVAGGDLEARASGSYSAEMAALRDSIEGMVGTLKGKIAETEHKSAEAAEEGRRARQAADEAQAAKAAAERARAEGMMEAAAQLERAVEGISSVSGDISAQVRQASLGAERQSARVGEAATAIEQMNATVLEVAKNAANTAQSTDAAHSRANEGSGVMHQVVDGMGEVRRVSAELKNSMDTLGGMVGNIGQIMSVISDIADQTNLLALNAAIEAARAGDAGRGFAVVADEVRKLAEKTMGATREVGEAVSGIQSGTSANIENMERALAAVERTTELAGRCGEVLREIVTMVDGASDQVRAIATASEEQSATSEEITRSIEEINGISRDTASIMNKSAQAVEQLAGQTRDLQGLVQKMKSGA; this is encoded by the coding sequence ATGGGCATGTCGCTTCGGGTTAAACTGGCAAGCGGTTTTGGCGTGATCCTGCTGATTTTTGCCATATCCGGCAGTCTGGCAATGCTGGCCTTGCGCGCGCAGCGCGAAACGCTGGGCATGCTGGGCAGGCATGAACTGCCCAGCATCAATCTGCTGCATGAAGCATCCCTGGATATGCAGCTTTACCGCAAGGCTGAAAAAGACATCCTGCTGAACATGGGCGACAGCAAGGCGCTCAAAGGGTATCTGGGCAAGCTGAATGAAATTGCGGCTGAACTGGACGAGACCCTGCGAAAGCTGGAGGCCGCCCTGCGGGGCAATCCCCAGGCCGGAGCCAAGGCCGAGGCTCTGGCGCAGGAGGCGACACAGGCATTTGCGGCTTACGATGCCGTGGTGCGCCGCACTTCATCAGATATAGCTTCCGGCTCTGGCAGCATGAGCGCCGCACAGGCCAATGCCTACTACACAACCTACAAGAATCACGTTCATACTACCGAAAAAAATCTGGAAGCGCTGGAAACCCAGTTCATGGAACGCGTGGTATCCAGCCAGCGTGAACTGGCAGAGCAAACGCGCGGCACAGAACGCCTGCTGCTGATATCCATTTGCGGCAGCGTTGTATGCGGCGCAGGTATTGCCCTGCTGGTGCTGCTGTCTGTAACCCGGCCTCTGGGGCGGGTGATCAGCTTTGCGCGCGCCGTGGCTGGCGGAGACCTCGAGGCCCGGGCCAGCGGCAGTTACAGTGCGGAAATGGCCGCGCTGCGCGACAGCATTGAGGGCATGGTGGGCACTCTCAAGGGCAAGATAGCCGAAACCGAGCACAAAAGCGCCGAGGCTGCGGAAGAAGGCCGCCGCGCCCGCCAGGCAGCGGATGAAGCTCAGGCCGCCAAGGCAGCAGCAGAACGAGCCAGGGCGGAGGGCATGATGGAAGCCGCCGCACAGCTTGAGCGCGCGGTGGAGGGGATTTCATCCGTTTCCGGGGATATATCTGCGCAGGTGCGCCAGGCCAGCCTTGGTGCGGAGCGCCAGTCCGCCCGCGTGGGCGAGGCCGCCACAGCCATTGAGCAGATGAACGCCACCGTGCTTGAGGTTGCCAAAAATGCCGCCAATACCGCGCAAAGCACGGATGCCGCGCACAGCAGGGCCAATGAAGGTTCCGGCGTCATGCATCAGGTGGTGGACGGCATGGGCGAGGTGCGGCGCGTCTCCGCCGAGCTGAAAAATTCCATGGATACGCTGGGCGGTATGGTGGGCAATATCGGGCAGATCATGTCTGTCATTTCAGATATTGCGGATCAGACCAACCTGCTGGCCTTGAATGCTGCCATTGAGGCGGCGCGGGCCGGGGACGCCGGGCGCGGCTTTGCCGTGGTGGCGGACGAGGTGCGCAAACTGGCGGAAAAAACCATGGGGGCCACCCGCGAGGTGGGCGAGGCTGTCAGCGGCATCCAGAGCGGCACCAGCGCCAACATAGAAAATATGGAGCGCGCCCTTGCCGCTGTGGAGCGCACAACGGAACTGGCCGGGCGTTGCGGCGAGGTGCTGCGGGAGATTGTGACCATGGTTGACGGCGCGAGCGATCAGGTGCGCGCCATTGCCACCGCCAGCGAAGAACAGTCTGCCACATCAGAAGAAATCACCCGCAGTATTGAAGAAATCAATGGTATTTCGCGCGATACAGCTTCGATTATGAACAAGTCCGCCCAGGCTGTGGAGCAGTTGGCGGGGCAGACGCGCGATTTGCAGGGCCTGGTGCAAAAGATGAAGTCTGGCGCGTAG
- a CDS encoding RHS repeat-associated core domain-containing protein, whose amino-acid sequence MRDAQVVRRQNGLAIQYKYDAAGRIARKTEQFTGASNVLEYAYDAEGRLAEVKNNAAIAETYKYSASGQRVRSKVWYEGCPSASTSAMEKSRYSYNDKGQLESDGQNRYAYDKYGSVSSITGRRGLRLAYGSSTMLGKAELNDGCELRYAYKGTRLYRRYRHNDITGEYRWNDQERLAGFRDHELRLEYDYAYDADGTLSRIVIRPLGKTVLAADAAPENERNGSDGWLHWFGAANRKKRVCQCLSAYQQLRNPSDAGKPEKSALGGAMTDSAPARAASALSSLVLACCCDHLGTPRLFVGPDGKVVKEVVRSSFGKIVYDSLPCLYVPIGFCAWLEDRDTHLIRFNWRDYDPRIGRFMSLDPANDTRGDGDLYDYCVDDPVNRHDASGLINYWAGTAGASIPRGYAPGKCWSQCHEREGRA is encoded by the coding sequence ATGCGTGACGCGCAAGTGGTGAGAAGACAAAATGGCCTGGCAATCCAGTATAAGTATGACGCTGCTGGACGCATTGCCCGAAAAACAGAGCAGTTTACCGGGGCCTCAAATGTGCTGGAGTATGCCTACGATGCCGAGGGCAGGCTGGCTGAGGTAAAAAACAACGCTGCCATTGCGGAAACATATAAATACAGCGCTTCTGGCCAGCGCGTGCGCAGCAAGGTCTGGTATGAGGGCTGCCCTTCCGCATCAACAAGCGCAATGGAAAAATCGCGCTATAGCTATAATGACAAAGGCCAGTTGGAAAGCGACGGGCAAAATCGCTATGCCTATGACAAATACGGTTCGGTAAGCAGCATCACGGGCAGGCGCGGCCTTCGGCTTGCCTACGGCAGCAGTACCATGCTGGGCAAGGCCGAGCTCAATGATGGTTGCGAGCTGCGCTACGCCTACAAGGGCACAAGGCTTTACAGGCGGTACCGCCACAACGACATTACGGGCGAATACCGCTGGAACGATCAGGAAAGGCTCGCAGGCTTTCGCGACCATGAACTGCGGCTGGAGTATGACTATGCCTACGATGCGGACGGCACCCTGAGCAGGATAGTCATTCGCCCCTTGGGCAAAACGGTTCTGGCTGCTGATGCCGCTCCGGAAAATGAACGCAACGGCTCGGACGGTTGGTTGCACTGGTTTGGCGCAGCAAATCGTAAGAAAAGAGTGTGCCAATGCCTCTCTGCATACCAACAGCTCCGCAACCCTTCTGATGCTGGCAAGCCAGAAAAGTCGGCTCTGGGAGGGGCAATGACCGACAGCGCCCCTGCCAGGGCGGCATCGGCGCTGTCGTCACTCGTGCTGGCGTGCTGCTGCGATCATCTGGGTACGCCACGCCTGTTTGTGGGGCCAGACGGCAAGGTGGTCAAGGAGGTTGTGCGCAGCAGTTTTGGCAAAATTGTTTATGATTCCTTACCCTGCCTCTATGTTCCCATAGGCTTTTGCGCCTGGCTGGAAGACAGGGACACCCACCTCATACGGTTTAACTGGCGCGACTATGATCCGCGCATTGGCAGATTTATGTCGCTTGACCCTGCAAACGACACGCGCGGCGATGGTGACCTCTACGACTATTGCGTGGATGACCCGGTCAACAGGCACGATGCCAGCGGGCTTATCAACTACTGGGCCGGAACTGCGGGCGCCAGTATCCCGAGAGGTTATGCACCGGGCAAATGTTGGTCGCAATGCCATGAGCGAGAGGGAAGAGCTTAA
- a CDS encoding EF-hand domain-containing protein: MKLLHIALAAVLCLWAASAQANPAATDTAKVDKFAMMDTNKDDKVSYEEFKAYFPNMREEAFAVIDKNGDKVIDRAEWDEFVSNHSSGHMGGSMGNMMGGQNGMPGNAMMPTPGSADMPLVTPPNGK; the protein is encoded by the coding sequence ATGAAGCTTCTGCACATAGCCCTCGCTGCCGTGCTCTGCCTTTGGGCCGCATCTGCCCAGGCCAACCCCGCCGCAACCGATACGGCCAAGGTTGATAAATTTGCCATGATGGATACTAACAAGGACGACAAGGTGTCCTACGAGGAATTCAAGGCTTACTTCCCCAACATGCGCGAAGAAGCCTTTGCCGTTATTGACAAAAACGGAGATAAAGTTATTGACCGCGCTGAATGGGACGAGTTTGTATCCAACCATTCCTCCGGCCACATGGGTGGCAGCATGGGCAACATGATGGGCGGCCAGAACGGCATGCCCGGCAACGCCATGATGCCCACTCCCGGCAGTGCAGACATGCCCCTGGTGACGCCCCCCAATGGCAAATAA
- a CDS encoding molecular chaperone TorD family protein: MSPSLSEMQALAQALRDFFSSTNADALAAAATRFAPVEILPDSINWQAEEYAFNRLFVGPQAVPAPPYASVYLEAEPRLMGNAATDMREILQALGLAAPDGQPDDFIACELEAWGMLTLLLRPECGAPLRVHAREALAWLVDEHMARWLPAFVERARKTDAPTPAIQAALRCLEYWLCHCTQRSMYA, from the coding sequence ATGTCCCCATCATTATCAGAAATGCAGGCTCTGGCTCAGGCCCTGCGCGACTTTTTCAGCAGCACAAATGCTGACGCGCTGGCTGCGGCGGCCACGCGTTTTGCTCCCGTGGAAATCCTGCCCGACAGCATAAACTGGCAGGCGGAGGAATACGCCTTTAACCGGCTGTTTGTGGGGCCGCAGGCCGTGCCTGCGCCGCCTTATGCCTCGGTGTATCTGGAGGCGGAACCCCGGCTTATGGGTAATGCCGCAACAGATATGCGCGAAATATTGCAAGCCCTTGGCCTTGCCGCGCCTGATGGTCAGCCGGACGACTTCATCGCCTGCGAGCTGGAAGCCTGGGGCATGCTGACCTTGCTGTTGCGCCCCGAGTGTGGCGCCCCCCTGCGCGTCCATGCCCGCGAAGCCCTTGCCTGGCTTGTGGATGAGCACATGGCGCGGTGGCTTCCCGCTTTTGTGGAAAGGGCACGCAAGACGGACGCGCCCACGCCCGCAATACAGGCGGCCCTGCGCTGTCTTGAATATTGGCTGTGTCATTGTACGCAAAGGAGTATGTATGCATAA